The following proteins come from a genomic window of Armatimonadota bacterium:
- the carB gene encoding carbamoyl-phosphate synthase large subunit, translating to TVHAVWALREEGYQSIIINNNPETVSTDFDTSDKLYFEPQTEEDTLNIIRQEQPEAVVVQFGGQTAINLADVFHRHGVPLLGTAFEDIDAAENRDRFEHLLRELDIPKPPGRAVTSAEAARRVATDIGYPVLVRPSYVLGGRAMEIVFSDEELLAYMRMATDVSPRHPILVDKYVLGKEAEVDVIADGRDALIPGIMEHIERAGVHSGDSMAVCPPVSLSQVAQRTIVDYSLRLARALHIKGLMNIQFVLEGDQVYVLEVNPRASRTVPYLSKLTGIPMVNVATKAMLGKSLAELGYAPGLYPPPRHYGVKAPVFSFAKLTRVDVSLGPEMKSTGEIMGIDEDYSRALHKAMIASGVAPPSRGTLVLTVADRDKPEATELARGFNRLGFTIHATRGTAAHLAAHGIPARRVGKISEGSPNILDLITGGAADLLINTMSRDRKPGREGIRIRRASVEHSLPCLTSLDTARALLTALSARREGEPFTYKTIDEYLADGGSEGLAP from the coding sequence CACCGTCCACGCCGTCTGGGCGCTGCGGGAAGAGGGCTACCAGTCCATCATCATCAACAACAACCCGGAGACAGTCTCCACCGACTTCGACACCTCCGACAAGCTCTACTTCGAGCCGCAGACCGAGGAGGATACGCTGAACATCATCCGCCAGGAGCAACCCGAGGCGGTGGTGGTGCAGTTCGGCGGCCAGACCGCGATCAACCTCGCCGATGTCTTCCACCGCCACGGGGTGCCCCTGCTCGGCACCGCCTTCGAGGACATTGACGCCGCCGAGAATCGCGACCGCTTCGAGCACCTGCTGCGCGAACTCGACATTCCCAAGCCGCCGGGGCGCGCGGTGACCTCGGCCGAGGCGGCGCGGCGGGTGGCGACCGACATCGGCTACCCGGTGCTGGTGCGGCCGTCCTACGTCCTCGGCGGCCGCGCGATGGAGATCGTCTTCTCCGACGAGGAGCTGCTGGCATACATGCGCATGGCGACCGACGTCTCGCCGCGCCACCCTATCCTGGTGGACAAGTACGTCCTGGGCAAGGAGGCGGAGGTGGACGTCATCGCCGACGGGCGCGACGCCCTCATCCCCGGCATCATGGAGCACATCGAGCGCGCCGGCGTCCACTCCGGCGACAGCATGGCGGTCTGCCCGCCGGTGAGCCTGTCGCAGGTGGCGCAGCGGACGATCGTGGACTACTCGCTGCGCCTCGCCCGCGCCCTGCATATCAAGGGGCTGATGAACATCCAGTTCGTGCTCGAGGGCGACCAGGTCTATGTGCTGGAGGTCAACCCCCGCGCCAGCCGCACCGTCCCCTACCTGTCCAAGCTCACCGGCATCCCCATGGTCAACGTCGCCACCAAGGCCATGCTCGGCAAGTCGCTGGCCGAGCTGGGCTACGCCCCCGGGCTCTATCCACCGCCCCGCCACTACGGGGTCAAGGCGCCGGTCTTCTCCTTCGCCAAGCTGACGCGGGTGGACGTCAGCCTGGGGCCGGAGATGAAGTCCACGGGGGAGATCATGGGCATAGACGAAGACTACTCGCGCGCGCTGCACAAGGCGATGATCGCCTCCGGGGTGGCGCCGCCGAGCCGGGGGACGCTGGTGCTGACGGTGGCCGACCGCGACAAGCCGGAGGCGACGGAGCTGGCGCGCGGCTTCAACCGCCTGGGGTTCACCATTCACGCCACCCGCGGCACCGCCGCCCACCTCGCCGCCCACGGCATCCCCGCCCGGCGCGTGGGCAAGATCAGCGAGGGCAGCCCCAATATCCTCGACCTCATCACCGGCGGCGCGGCGGACCTGCTCATCAACACCATGTCCCGCGACCGCAAGCCCGGGCGCGAAGGCATCCGCATCCGCCGCGCCAGCGTCGAGCATTCCCTCCCCTGCCTGACCTCGCTTGACACCGCGCGCGCGCTGCTGACCGCGCTCTCCGCCCGCCGCGAGGGCGAACCCTTCACCTATAAGACAATTGACGAGTACCTGGCCGATGGGGGAAGTGAGGGACTGGCTCCATAA